In the genome of Cyanobacteria bacterium GSL.Bin1, the window AACGGTAGGTTTTGTACCGTACCAACTACCCCTCCTTTCGGACTGGCTTGTCCTAAGAAAGGGGCAATCTGCAAAATAATTAAGATCACCCCAATCCCTGACATAAAACCAGAAATCACCGTATAGGGCATGAGGGTGACATAGCGCCCTAACTTCAGTGCCCCAAAAATAATTTGGAACACCCCCGCCATCATGACAACAGTAAATGCCATGGCTAAGCCATTTTCCGGATTGGCAGCCGTCAGCGTGGCAATAACAGAAGTCATGACCACCGTCATCGGGCCTGTTGGTTCAGAAATTAAGGTCGGAGTTCCCCCAAAAAGGGCAGCAAAAAAGCCGACTAAAATTGCCCCCCATAAGCCGGCAGATGCCCCAGCACCGGAAGCGACACCGAAGGTTAGTGCCATGGGTAAGGCAATAATTGCTGCGGTGATTCCCCCGAAGATATCACCTTTGATATTTCTAAAGTGAATTCTGTTTGTTATTCTCATTGTTTATCATTCATTGGTCAATAAAGCAAAAAAAATGGTTAGTTTATCGTGTTTTTCAATCAATCGCACCTTTAAGGCACGAAATAAATAAGATATTAAAGCGGTGACTGAGTTAGAGATTACCTTGAGAAAGAAGCAAATTTTTGATTGGATTGAGTTTCACTACCCACCTGCCGGAGGATCACGACGTCATTCACCTCGATGATTGTCATAGACAAAAGTTTATGGTTTACTTTAAAATATAGTTTATTGTCTATAGAAAAGTAGTTTTACATGGTTATTGATAAAAAGCAAGCCGTTTGTACTTAAAAGTTACTAATCACTACTCAAATCTAGCCTTATTACGACTAAAAGTGCGTTTTAGAATGAAGTGTTGGATGCTACTTAGATCGCGTCAGTCAATGAAATTACCTAGACTAGAGAGGCAAAATGGGGGGATTGGGTGATGATGACGTTACTGTTGAACTAACAGCAATCAGAGAGTAGTTAAAACAAGCCCTTTCTGTTTTTTCGGATTGGGAATATACTTTCTTAGATAGGAAATCTCAAAACAATATGTCCCGCGCTAGAGCCCTTCGTTATTACATTCTTGTCCGCTTACTGCTTGCCCCACTGATGTTATGGACAATTACTACCCTTGTTTTCCTGTTGTTACGGGCAACTCCCGGTGATCCCGCCGATGCCATTTTAGGCGCAAGAGCACCAGAGGCTGCCAAAGAAGCGCTCCGAGAACAGCTTGGACTGAATCAGCCGCTATTATTGCAATATTTTGACTATTTAGGAGATTTATTACAGTTAGATTTAGGCAATTCTTTAACCAGCCGGGGATTACCGGTTTGGCAAGTGATTCAGGATTATTTTCCCGCCACCGTCGAACTCTCCTTGTTTAGTATGACGATCGCGCTGTTGATTGGTTTAGGTGTGGGTATGATTGCTGCGGCTAAATCGGGCACGATGATTGATGCCCTGGGACGTTTATTTGGGGTAGTCACTTACTCGCTGCCTTTATTTTGGGTGGGAATGCTTTTACAACTCGTGTTTTCCGTCCAACTGGGCTGGTTTCCCCTCGGCACTCGCTTTCCGATCAGTGAGCCCACCCCGTTCGATATGACTGGACTGTATACGATTGATAGTTTGCTACAAGGGAATTTAGGGCAATTTTTCACGGCATTGTATTATTTAGCACTACCGAGTTTTACCTTAGGCTTATTGCTCAGTGGCATTTTCGAGCGCATTGTCCGCGTTAACCTCAAACAAACCCTGAAAGCCGATTACGTGGAAGCAGCGAGAGCAAGAGGGTTATCAGAACGACGGATTTTATTCGCTCATGCCTTGCGTAATGCCATGATTCCAGTGATTACTGTGTTAGGCTTAACCTTTGCGGCGCTTCTCAGCGGAGCAGTATTGACAGAAGTTACCTTTTCTTGGCCCGGATTAGGCAATCGGTTATATGAGGCAATTTCCTTGCGAGATTACCCGACAGTGCAAGGAATTATGGTCTTTTTCGGCGCGATCGTTGTTTTAGCGAGTATTCTAATTGACATTATTAACGCCTACATTGATCCTCGAATTCGGTATTGAGAACTATAACCAGCGATAGTAGGAGATAGAAAAATCAATCTTCTAGTATGTTGTCGATCAGCTGATCGATATTTATTATTAATTATTCATTGTTAATGATTCATTGTTAAACGTGGTTGTACAAACAGAACAAACAATTCAGTTACTGGAAAAACCAACGCAAGCGCTCTTAGATTGGGCGATCGCGCTGGAACACTCTGAACTCAGTTATCTCGAAAAATCAGAAGCCGTGGCGCGCCGTCTCGGTGCCCATTATCGCGAAGATGGGCTGACTGAAATCGGCTTTTGGACACCGGAACTCACGGGGGAAGTGATGCGTCCACGGGCAATTTATTTGGAAGTATTAACCCCGCAAGGAGAGGTTGATTTACGAGCTCAAACTCAAACGGTCAAATTTAAGCGCGATCGCGTGCCGATGCGTCAAGAAGGAGAATATTTCTGGGGCGTTTACTCCGGAATACAGCCGGGAACCCGCCACCAAATGGGAAGCCTCTACTGGTTACGCTACGTCGATCCTCGCGAAGAATTGCAAACGGTTCGCGATGTCGTTGCCTATTCTCTCCCCTTTGGCGTATTTGGTCCAGCAGAAGTTTACGACTTCAATCATTTACAGCAACAGCGATCCGATTTCTCCTATTTCCAACAAACTTCACAACCCGATGCAGATGGTAATATTCCTCGCGTTCCTCCTCCCCAGAATATCTTGCAACTACATGTGGGAACCGCCTCAGCAGAAGGAACATTTGAAGGCTTGACCCGGATTTATCAAACAATTTCCCATAAACTGGCTCAAGGGGAACCCCTGACGCCCAGGGAAGAAAACTATATTGGTTACGATGCAGTGCAATTGCTTCCTGTTGAACCCACGATTGAATATCGGGATGATTATAGCCCCATTAGCGAATTCTTTGATTTTGACGACAACGAAAGCGAACATCCTGACTCCACGAGCATTCCCCTTACAGATGAAGTTAACATTCACCTTAAAAAGCCGAGTACGCAAGATTGGGGCTATGATGTGCCGATTTTAGGCTCAAGTGCGACAAATCCAGCGATTTTAGGCAGTTTACGCCCTGATGAAGTGATTGATTTTGTCGCCACCCTCCATAACTTTGCCACAGGTCCGATTCAAATTATTTACGATTTGGTTTATGGTCATGCGGATAACCAAGCGGAATTCCTCATTAACCGCCAGTTCCTCAAGGGACCCAATATGTATGGACAAGACTTAAACCACCAACTCCCGACGGTTCGGGCAATTTTCTTAGAAATGCAACGGCGGAAACTGAATACCGGTGCTGATGGCATTCGGGTTGATGGCGGACAAGATTTTCGCTTCTTTAACCCCTTAACTGGGCGAGTGGAACAGGATGATGCTTACCTGTTGGAAATGAGTAATGTGATCCAGGAAATTGGCGAGTATAAACGCCTGATGTTCACGATCTTTGAAGATGGTCGTCCTTGGCCGGCTGAAGGGTGGGAAGAAATTTCGACCTATCGCGATTTAGTTGAACTTAAACCCGAATCTTACCAATGGGGACCCCTGATTTTTGCCCACAATACGCCAACTTTAGCCGGATTTTGGGAACGGAAATGGCGACGGGTTTCGGAAGTGATGTATCAAGGTGAGCGCTGGATTACAGGCTGTGCGAATCATGACACCGTTCGCCGAGGCAATCAAATTGACCCCGAAGAAAAAATTAATTGGAACTTAGGCAATACCCTCTCGGAAGTGCTAAAAAATGCCTACGATAACCCGGCAACAACGCTTTGGGTATATGGCTTTAGTCCTGGCATTCCCATGGATTTTATTAACTCCCTGATGCACGCCCCTTGGATGTTTTTCCGCAATACCGATGAACGCTATGGTGTGAAAGTAGTTTCGGAAGAAGTTGGTTTTTTAGATTGGCAAATTACAGAAGATATCTACAATCAGGAACAGTCTTTCCGCCGTCTCAAGTCCCTTGGATTTGAAACCTTAGAACAATTGCGCGAGTTTGGGAAAGCACTGCAAATAACAATGATTGAACAAGATTATGACTTGAATTTTGTCATCGAAGCTTGTCATTCTTGTTTAGGAGATAATACAGATCGCTGTGAGTTCCCTTTACTCATGCGTCTTAATCGTCCGGGAATGGTCACGTTTTTACGAGAACTCGATATTCCCAAGTTGAAGCAGTTTGCGTTGCGGTTTATGGAAGATTGCTATGACGTTTGTAATGTTGCTCATTATGAGAAGGACCTAAATCCAGAAAAAACAGCCTTTAATCTGGGGTTACGGCGTTTCCGAGAACAACATCGCTGGTTGCATGATAATCTCGTGCCAGGAACCGACCGCTTCAATAAAGTTAGTGAAGAGACGCATACGGTATTTTACGGACTGCGCACAAACCCAAATCACCACGAGGAACAAATTGCAATGGTGACTCACATGGGTGGTGACCCAATTACAGTTACCCTTGGAGATTGGTTACAGTTAGACTTAAGTCAATGGGAGTGCGCGATCGCGTCTCCCGGATTAGACATTGCTGATCTCAGTTGCTTTGAACTTAAAGATGCTCAGGGAGTGTTACTCAAATCAAAAGCAGATTAGTAATTTGTTTTTGGTTGTCATTTCTAGAAAGCTAAAATCAACTCTGGTCAGACGCTTCCCCCCTGATTAACGGGCTGACAGTATGACCCTTTTTATGGGTTGATCAGCCCGCTCAATTTCCACTATTTGTTGTTGAGAACGGAGATTTTGCAGGAAAGTATCTAAAATAAAATCAATCAAAAATTTCTGTTAGATCGACAACTAATCCAGGCAGAATATCTTCTCCAGATAGAGTTTGAGGATGATCGAGAACTTCTTTTTCCTTACCCTGATGGTAAATTTCCACTTGTCGAGCGTCAGGATTAATCAACCAACCCAATTTGACTCCACAATTAATGTATTCTTTCATCTTCTGCTGTAGCTGACTAAAAACATCTGTAGGAGACATTAATTCAATCACAAAATCGGGCTCAACCGGAAGAAAAGTTTTTCTTTGTTCTTTACCAACGGTTACAGCAGGCGCCTCCCGTTTAGGGAGGCGTAATCTGTGACTCAGAGTGTTCCATTTAGAAATAGAGATCCAACTGACATCAGGAGAACGAATGGCTTCATTAGAAAGTTTAAAACCTCCTGAAGAGTCAAAAACTTTGCCAAGCTTGCTTTGTTTATTCCAAGACTGAACTTGAAAGATCAGTTCAGAGTTTTTTTCGCTCGTTTCACCACCGGTAGGAGACATAAAAATTAACTGCCCCCTTGAGTTGGTTTCCAATCGAGCATCAGGATTATCGCGGGAAAGATGTTCTAACTGGCGATCGCTAATCTTATCGACCAGAGAGGAAAGATTTAACGTTAAGGCCGTCATAGAAACGGTTACATTAATTGAGATATCTATATATTAGCGTGCTGCTGGATAGAGACAAACGGCGCGATCGCGTTTGCTAAAGTTGAGAAACATCAAAGTTGACAGAACACTTCTCACTCTAGCCCATCGCAAGCGGTCTGGGTTTAATCTCACTTATCCGCGCTTTCCTAGTTGGTTACAATTAAAGCTGAATCTTACAAAAATAGAGTAATTCGCTATTTACGTTCATTCTCAAAGCGTCGTTTCGATCTTTAAAATTTAACGATATTCGTTGTTGCTAATGACAGCAAATTCTTCTTCTCAACAAACTCATTTGAATCAAGCCCGAGCCAGTCTTTCGCAAGCGCTATCTTGGTATGGTAACGTCCGTCGTCATGGTTCGTCTCCTCCCAATAGTGAATTGCAAGCTGCGGTGAAAGCAGACTTACAAAGTATCAAAGCCGCCTACGATAAGCTGGATGAAACAGTGATTCGGATTGCAACTTTTGGCTTAGTGAGTCGCGGGAAGTCAGCCGTCATTAATGCGTTAGTTGGCAAAAAAGTCATGACCACCGGTCCCGTTCATGGTGTGACCCGGTGGCCCCAAACCATCCGTTGGACACCATCGAGTGGTAAAGTGCAAATTGAGTTAATTGATACGCCCGGTTTAGATGAAGTAGAAGGGGAAGAACGGGCACAAATGGCGGAAACGATCGCGCAACAAGCGGATTTAATTCTCTTTGTTGTCGCAGGAGATATCACGCGCACTGAATATCAAGCCCTCTGTGAATTGAGACAGGCGAAAAAACCCATTTTATTGGTGTTCAACAAGGTGGATCTCTATCCGGAAAAAGACCGACAAACCATTTACGAACAACTGCGCCAACTGGGAACCGGCAAAGAAGAGGAAGCCTTAGAAGAACTCTTATCGCCCCGAGAAATTGTCATGGTTTGCGCAGAACCTGCACCAATGCAGGTGCGTGTCGAACAAGCCGACGGGGAAATTACCTACGAATGGGAAGAACAACCGCCGCAAATTGAAGCCCTCAAAGAAGGGATTTTAGATATTTTAAATCGGGAAGGACGATCGCTGCTGGCTTTAAATGCCCTTGTGCAAGCGCAAACGGCAGAGAATCATTTGGCAGAAGAGACCATCCGCTTGCGTCAAGAGGACGCCGAAACTTTAATTTGGGATTACGCTAAATATAAAGCAATTGCAGTTGCCGTTAATCCCATTGCCATTTTTGACCTGATTGGCGGAACCTTTGCCGATTTGGCTTTAATTCGGGGTTTAGCACGACTTTATGGCTTACCCATGACCAGTTATGAAGCGGGGAAACTCTGGCGACGAATATTGATTAGTTCAGGAACACTGTTATTTGGGGAAATTGGCACCAGTGCCTTATTTGGCTTAGGCAAAAGTACAGCTTTAATTGGCGCAAGTTGGGGCAGTCCCAGCGCAATTTTATCTTATGCGGGGTTAGCTGCTACTCAGGGCGCGATCGCGGGCTATGGGGCTTATACGGTCGGGCAAGCCGCCCAAGAATACTTGAAACAAGGCTGTAGTTGGGGTCCCTTGGGTCCGAGTACTGTCATTAAAGATATTCTCGCGCAAGTGGATGGGGATACGATTATTTATCGGTTGAAGCAAGAGTTGAGTAATAGTTAAGTCTTAAAGGGATGTAACCCTTCTCTTCTCTAGCGCGATCAACACGATGCTATCTTGCTAATAGCTCTGATACATTTGCGCTAAAACTTGGTAATAATGGACTGGTTAAGGTGTCTTCTTCTGACAAAGTTTTCACTGGTTTGAGGATATTTTCTTCTTGTCGATAAATCGTGATTGTTCGATCGCGCCAGTCGCAAATCCAATATTCACGAACTCCGCGATCAGAATACAAGTCTAATTTAATTTTGTTATCTCGTTTTTCATTACTTTTCCCTTCAGAAAGAACTTCGATAATTAATTCAGGTGCGGAGACAAGATGACCTTTTTCATCGAGATAGTTTTCCAAGGTTTCTGTGCTCGCCCAAACCAGATCAGGAATCACATTATCAGCATCAGAGAAGATAATACCAGGAGTAGTGACAACTTCGCCTAAGCCAGTTGTGTTAGACCAATTTCCGAGGCAAATGGCAAGATTAGTACAGGTTTTCTGATGTTTCCAATGGGGCGCTCTGGTCACAAATAATTCTCCATTAATAATCTCATAGCGATGCCATTCGTCATACTCTAATGCTTCGAGATCGGCAGTGGTCCAGCGTTTAGATTTGTTATGTATCACTTGCATTTTATTCTTTCGCGATCGCGCTAGCTATGACATTTCATGCTATTGATCATAACATTGGGTAGAGACGTTCCATGGAACATCTCTACATTAGTCGTAGGGTGGGCATTGCCCACCCTACAAGGTAAGCGCTATTTTTTAAATTCGGAGGAGAAAGAACTAATGGAATGTCCATCTTGTCAAGGAAAAATGCAATGGAAAACGGCTCCCTTTTCCATTGAGTGCAATGGTTATCATATGACTTGGAATGCCATTCCCGCATGGGTTTGCGAAAACTGTGGAGAAGTGGTTTTTGAAGCTAAAGAAGTTGATTTAATTCAAACTGCTTTTTTCCTTAATGATTAATAACAAAAAACTTTGTAAAACTGTTTTACATTAGTCATTAGTCATTCGTTCTTTGGTCACTGGTAACTGTAATGTCTGAATTGGAAACTGCCTTAAAACAATACTTTGGTTATGAAACATTTCGCCCTGGACAAAAGGCGATTATCGAGGCAGTTGATCAACAGCGAGATGTTTTAGCGGTGATGCCCACAGGTGGCGGAAAATCCTTGTGTTATCAGCTTCCGGCTTTGCTGAAACCGGGGTTAGCAGTGGTGGTTTCGCCGTTGATTGCACTGATGCAGGATCAAGTGGAAACCTTACAGAAAAATGGCATTCCTGCCACCTTTTTAAATAGTAGTTTAACTGCAGAGGAAGCGCGATCGCGCCGTCTTGCCATTCTCGATGGACAAATCAAACTCCTCTATCTTGCCCCGGAAAAACTAGTGAGTTCCGCCAGTAAAACCTTTCTCCAATCGGTTCAAGACAAGCAAGGATTATCCCTTTTTGCCATTGATGAAGCCCACTGTATTTCCGAGTGGGGACACGACTTTCGCCCTGAATATCGGCAGTTAAAAACCTTACGGTCTCTTTTTCCAAATGTACCGATGATCGCGCTGACGGCAACCGCAACTGAGCGTGTTCGTAGCGATATTATTCATCAGCTTACTTTAACCCAACCCAAAGTTCAAATTACCAGCTTTGATCGCCCGAATTTATATTACGAAGTCCAACCCAAACAACGACAACATTATAATCAACTCTTCAAATTTATTCGTCATCAAACCGGTTCTGGAATTGTCTATTGTCTCAGTCGTCGTCGGGTAGAAGAAGTTGCCTTTCGCCTCAAAAAAGATGGAATTTCGGCACTTCCTTATCATGCCGGAATGAGTGATGGCAATCGCAGTGATTATCAAACCCGTTTCTTAAGAGATGATGTGCAGGTAATGGTAGCAACCATTGCTTTTGGAATGGGAATTGATAAACCGGATATTCGCTTTGTGGTTCATTATGATTTACCCCGGAATTTAGAGAATTACTATCAAGAAGCGGGACGCGCTGGCAGAGATAGTGAACCCGCCCAATGTTTGCTGTTATTTGGGGCAAAAGATATCCATACCATTGAATATTTAATCTCGCAAAAAGAAGACGAACAATCGCAACGGTTAGCGCGACAACAACTGCGAAAAGTGGTTGATTATGCGGAAGGAACCGACTGTCGGCGCACTATTCAACTGAGTTATTTTGGGGAACATTTTGCGGGGAATTGTGGCAACTGTGACAACTGTTTAAATCCGAAGCCCATTGAAGATTGGACCATTGAAGCCCAAAAATTTTTATCTTGTGTTGCCCGTTGTCGAGAACGATTTGGCATGAGTCATATTATTGACATTTTGCGGGAATCTAAGAACAAAAAAATTGAGCAAAACGGACACCATTTACTCTCGACTTATGGCATTGGCAAAGACAAACCCGTAGAAGAATGGCGAAACTTAGCGCGATCGTTACTGCATCAAGGGTTCCTCACGGAAACCACAGATGGCTATCGCGTCTTGAAACTCAATCAGCGCAGTTGGGAAATTTTACGGCAAAAACGCACGGTTTATATTGCTGTTCTTCCCTCCTCCTCACAAAAAAGAACAAGTCAGAATAATCTTGATATTGAAACGCAACAATTATTGATTCGACTGCGTAAAAAACGGAAATGGCTGGCAGATGCACAAAGTACAGCCCCTTATATGATCTTTTCCGATCAAACCCTTCGGGAAATGGCACAAGTCAAGCCCAAACATCTCGATCAATTGGCTAATTGTTCTGGCGTAACCGATCATAAATTAAATCAATATGGAGAAGCGTTTATTTCAGAAATTCAAGCCTTTTTACATGAAAAACGATTACCCATTCCCGTTCCTTCCCAAACCAAAATGAAAACCCTCCGTCTTGCTCAACAAGGGTATAGTATTGAAGATATTGCTCAAACCAGAGGGATGAGAACCAGAACGATTAATGATCATTTGTGCGAATTAATTGAAATGAATCAACCCGTCAAATTAGAACAATTTGTTCCTGACGCTGAGCAAAAAATCATTTGGCAAGCGATTAGCCAAGTGGGAGATGATTCCTTAAAAACCATTCGAGAAGCATTAGGACAAGAATATAGTTACGAACAGATTAAATTAGTCCGGGCGTGGTGGCGACGGGAACAGAATCAATCGGTATCAACATGAGACTCCACATGAGATGATCCTTCATCTGCATTGACAGATTGTAAGTAACGACTTTCTAATAAAAATGCTCCTTTATTAAACCGAACTGCCCAATAATCCCCCGGACGACGGTCTAAAATCGTCCCTTCTTCTCCCACTTTTACCACATTCGGCGGGCGTAACATCGGCATCGGTTCCGCCGTTTTAATATAAGGGGGAGATTCAATGAGTTTTACTTTATCGCCCACAGAAAAGGTTTTGTCAGTTGTCATTGGTCATTTGTCCTTCGTCATTAGTCACTAATAACCTTAACTAAATTTGTAGCAAACAGTAACCAGTGACTAGTAAATACGGGTTACTCATCACTGGTCACTGATTACTACTGTCTAAGGGGCTTGCCAAATTTTATGATGATATTGTTCGACATCTGCGTAGGGATCAACCGCTTCATGGCTATGGTCATGATGATGGTGATGATGATGTCCATGATCATGGCTATGTCCATTCCCTGCTGCCAGGCGGAACTTACACATTTCACAGTTCATTTTAACTTCACCGGTTTGGGTTTCAATTTCCCGTTCTCTCAAGACTTGTAAGAGGTTGGAATGAATTCCCATTTCCGGTAAACAAGTCATGGAAATATCAGGATACTGTTCTTGTTGCTGGGCAGTGATATTAAAGATTTTCTTCACTAAAACCCCCGTAAACAAGAAATAAGGCAAGACAATAATCCGTTTCGGTTGATAAAAACGAGCGCGATTAAATCCTTCTTCGAGGCGGGGATGGGTAATGCCAATGAAACAGGTTTCGACTGTTTTATAACCACTTCCTTCCCATACCATACGGGCGAGTTTACAAACATCGCCATTGGCATCAGGGTCACTCGAACCCCGTCCGACAAACAGTAAAACGGTTTCAGATCGAGGGATATTGTGAGGATTGTTTTCCGGTGAATCGAGTTCCGCAAGCCGATCGCGCCACAGATCTAAAATGCTGGGGGTAATGCCAAAGTGTCGCCCATAATTAAAGGTAATGCCAGGATGATTTTCTCGGGCGCGGTCTAATTCATTGGTGACATCAAATTTGTTATGCCTTGCTGCGAATAACAAAATCGGTAATGCGGAAAAGTCAGTGTAGCCTTGTTGGACAGCCTTTTCCACACCTTCGGCAATGGTTGGCGTGGTTAATTCCAAGAAACAAGGAATCACAGGACGAGAATGATCAAGCTGCTGATAAGCGTCAGCGAAATCAATAAAAGTTTGTCGCC includes:
- a CDS encoding DUF697 domain-containing protein; translation: MTANSSSQQTHLNQARASLSQALSWYGNVRRHGSSPPNSELQAAVKADLQSIKAAYDKLDETVIRIATFGLVSRGKSAVINALVGKKVMTTGPVHGVTRWPQTIRWTPSSGKVQIELIDTPGLDEVEGEERAQMAETIAQQADLILFVVAGDITRTEYQALCELRQAKKPILLVFNKVDLYPEKDRQTIYEQLRQLGTGKEEEALEELLSPREIVMVCAEPAPMQVRVEQADGEITYEWEEQPPQIEALKEGILDILNREGRSLLALNALVQAQTAENHLAEETIRLRQEDAETLIWDYAKYKAIAVAVNPIAIFDLIGGTFADLALIRGLARLYGLPMTSYEAGKLWRRILISSGTLLFGEIGTSALFGLGKSTALIGASWGSPSAILSYAGLAATQGAIAGYGAYTVGQAAQEYLKQGCSWGPLGPSTVIKDILAQVDGDTIIYRLKQELSNS
- a CDS encoding ABC transporter permease subunit; translated protein: MSRARALRYYILVRLLLAPLMLWTITTLVFLLLRATPGDPADAILGARAPEAAKEALREQLGLNQPLLLQYFDYLGDLLQLDLGNSLTSRGLPVWQVIQDYFPATVELSLFSMTIALLIGLGVGMIAAAKSGTMIDALGRLFGVVTYSLPLFWVGMLLQLVFSVQLGWFPLGTRFPISEPTPFDMTGLYTIDSLLQGNLGQFFTALYYLALPSFTLGLLLSGIFERIVRVNLKQTLKADYVEAARARGLSERRILFAHALRNAMIPVITVLGLTFAALLSGAVLTEVTFSWPGLGNRLYEAISLRDYPTVQGIMVFFGAIVVLASILIDIINAYIDPRIRY
- a CDS encoding YgiT-type zinc finger protein; amino-acid sequence: MECPSCQGKMQWKTAPFSIECNGYHMTWNAIPAWVCENCGEVVFEAKEVDLIQTAFFLND
- a CDS encoding Uma2 family endonuclease, with protein sequence MQVIHNKSKRWTTADLEALEYDEWHRYEIINGELFVTRAPHWKHQKTCTNLAICLGNWSNTTGLGEVVTTPGIIFSDADNVIPDLVWASTETLENYLDEKGHLVSAPELIIEVLSEGKSNEKRDNKIKLDLYSDRGVREYWICDWRDRTITIYRQEENILKPVKTLSEEDTLTSPLLPSFSANVSELLAR
- a CDS encoding Uma2 family endonuclease — its product is MTALTLNLSSLVDKISDRQLEHLSRDNPDARLETNSRGQLIFMSPTGGETSEKNSELIFQVQSWNKQSKLGKVFDSSGGFKLSNEAIRSPDVSWISISKWNTLSHRLRLPKREAPAVTVGKEQRKTFLPVEPDFVIELMSPTDVFSQLQQKMKEYINCGVKLGWLINPDARQVEIYHQGKEKEVLDHPQTLSGEDILPGLVVDLTEIFD
- a CDS encoding sirohydrochlorin chelatase gives rise to the protein MTQIVYSPSTQKTKIELPPLLKQRPLLLIGHGTKDEQGRQTFIDFADAYQQLDHSRPVIPCFLELTTPTIAEGVEKAVQQGYTDFSALPILLFAARHNKFDVTNELDRARENHPGITFNYGRHFGITPSILDLWRDRLAELDSPENNPHNIPRSETVLLFVGRGSSDPDANGDVCKLARMVWEGSGYKTVETCFIGITHPRLEEGFNRARFYQPKRIIVLPYFLFTGVLVKKIFNITAQQQEQYPDISMTCLPEMGIHSNLLQVLREREIETQTGEVKMNCEMCKFRLAAGNGHSHDHGHHHHHHHDHSHEAVDPYADVEQYHHKIWQAP
- a CDS encoding alpha-amylase yields the protein MVVQTEQTIQLLEKPTQALLDWAIALEHSELSYLEKSEAVARRLGAHYREDGLTEIGFWTPELTGEVMRPRAIYLEVLTPQGEVDLRAQTQTVKFKRDRVPMRQEGEYFWGVYSGIQPGTRHQMGSLYWLRYVDPREELQTVRDVVAYSLPFGVFGPAEVYDFNHLQQQRSDFSYFQQTSQPDADGNIPRVPPPQNILQLHVGTASAEGTFEGLTRIYQTISHKLAQGEPLTPREENYIGYDAVQLLPVEPTIEYRDDYSPISEFFDFDDNESEHPDSTSIPLTDEVNIHLKKPSTQDWGYDVPILGSSATNPAILGSLRPDEVIDFVATLHNFATGPIQIIYDLVYGHADNQAEFLINRQFLKGPNMYGQDLNHQLPTVRAIFLEMQRRKLNTGADGIRVDGGQDFRFFNPLTGRVEQDDAYLLEMSNVIQEIGEYKRLMFTIFEDGRPWPAEGWEEISTYRDLVELKPESYQWGPLIFAHNTPTLAGFWERKWRRVSEVMYQGERWITGCANHDTVRRGNQIDPEEKINWNLGNTLSEVLKNAYDNPATTLWVYGFSPGIPMDFINSLMHAPWMFFRNTDERYGVKVVSEEVGFLDWQITEDIYNQEQSFRRLKSLGFETLEQLREFGKALQITMIEQDYDLNFVIEACHSCLGDNTDRCEFPLLMRLNRPGMVTFLRELDIPKLKQFALRFMEDCYDVCNVAHYEKDLNPEKTAFNLGLRRFREQHRWLHDNLVPGTDRFNKVSEETHTVFYGLRTNPNHHEEQIAMVTHMGGDPITVTLGDWLQLDLSQWECAIASPGLDIADLSCFELKDAQGVLLKSKAD
- a CDS encoding DUF3148 domain-containing protein; its protein translation is MTTDKTFSVGDKVKLIESPPYIKTAEPMPMLRPPNVVKVGEEGTILDRRPGDYWAVRFNKGAFLLESRYLQSVNADEGSSHVESHVDTD
- the recQ gene encoding DNA helicase RecQ — encoded protein: MSELETALKQYFGYETFRPGQKAIIEAVDQQRDVLAVMPTGGGKSLCYQLPALLKPGLAVVVSPLIALMQDQVETLQKNGIPATFLNSSLTAEEARSRRLAILDGQIKLLYLAPEKLVSSASKTFLQSVQDKQGLSLFAIDEAHCISEWGHDFRPEYRQLKTLRSLFPNVPMIALTATATERVRSDIIHQLTLTQPKVQITSFDRPNLYYEVQPKQRQHYNQLFKFIRHQTGSGIVYCLSRRRVEEVAFRLKKDGISALPYHAGMSDGNRSDYQTRFLRDDVQVMVATIAFGMGIDKPDIRFVVHYDLPRNLENYYQEAGRAGRDSEPAQCLLLFGAKDIHTIEYLISQKEDEQSQRLARQQLRKVVDYAEGTDCRRTIQLSYFGEHFAGNCGNCDNCLNPKPIEDWTIEAQKFLSCVARCRERFGMSHIIDILRESKNKKIEQNGHHLLSTYGIGKDKPVEEWRNLARSLLHQGFLTETTDGYRVLKLNQRSWEILRQKRTVYIAVLPSSSQKRTSQNNLDIETQQLLIRLRKKRKWLADAQSTAPYMIFSDQTLREMAQVKPKHLDQLANCSGVTDHKLNQYGEAFISEIQAFLHEKRLPIPVPSQTKMKTLRLAQQGYSIEDIAQTRGMRTRTINDHLCELIEMNQPVKLEQFVPDAEQKIIWQAISQVGDDSLKTIREALGQEYSYEQIKLVRAWWRREQNQSVST